One Fusarium poae strain DAOMC 252244 chromosome 4, whole genome shotgun sequence DNA window includes the following coding sequences:
- a CDS encoding hypothetical protein (SECRETED:SignalP(1-22)) has translation MSFPTAKAIVLFFLLSSNLVLANTTVVARSLDKRQLFNRCGNSRLGPLLAQSLQDANDIMANMVDHLDLAIGLYRNDGSGELRPEKLASNQRTFDEHNAFATYRALISNHYTGVNAEGNREGLARLKYTRERAKTISDQLYKYLDGTPVRWTRGGFPYVNFYCNDNQVLARRNSEGRTYTEDTGEDDSVFTNTGARLYWVLMKQATQKGRETWVMRKAVCDADPDDPDYDTADDASDDGSDDSSDNGSDSSDDDSEDGSDNGSDNGPDDSDEDLPKRFGIPVEKRLNAYTYKAIFGAVEETMVFCPAYHERWLKIEADRLASGTHYRNMHVGIGKKPTDEQKTSASLLLADPDFDPKSKVRRGISWFGDFLVQVLIHESTHAEAFTGVGNALVDVICRPPAGEEKKGNMRTTSLACLRAVVRGDDNVMGEGHQGHKDAEGFAMYAMATWVNTVAWYSGFNPKERVDA, from the exons ATGTCTTTTCCCACAGCCAAAGCCATTGtgcttttctttctattaTCTTCAAATCTCGTTTTGGCGAACACAACGGTTGTGGCTCGGTCTTTGGATAAACGTCAGTTATTCAACCGTTGTGGAAACTCAAGGCTGGGTCCTCTGCTTGCCCAGTCCCTCCAAGATGCGAACGATATT ATGGCCAATATGGTCGATCATCTAGATCTCGCTATTGGTCTCTATCGGAATGACGGGTCCGGCGAGTTGAGACCAGAGAAGCTGGCTTCGAATCAACGGACCTTTGACGAACACAATGCCTTTGCTACCTATCGCGCCCTTATAAGCAACCACTACACTGGTGTCAATGCAGAAGGCAATCGTGAAGGCCTTGCAAGGCTCAAGTATACACGTG AACGGGCGAAAACCATCTCTGATCAACTATACAAGTACCTAGACGGTACTCCCGTGAGATGGACCCGAGGGGGGTTCCCTTACGTCAATTTTTATTGCAATGATAATCAAGTTTTGGCGAGACGAAATAGTGAGGGAAGAACATACACAGAAG ACACTGGAGAAGATGACT CCGTGTTCACTAATACAGGCGCACGTTTATACTGGGTGCTGATGAAACAAGCCACACAGAAAGGTAGAGAAACTTGGGTAATGCGCAAAGCGGTGTGCGACGCAGACCCTGATGATCCTGATTATGACACCGCCGACGACGCTTCTGATGATGGTTCGGACGACAGTTCTGACAACGGTTCGGACAGTTCTGATGACGATTCGGAAGACGGCTCGGACAACGGTTCGGACAATGGTCCAGATGATTCAGACGAGGACTTGCCGAAGCGTTTCGGTATTCCTGTGGAGAAAAGGCTAAACGCATACACCTACAAGGCTATCTTTGGGGCCGTCGAAGAGACCATGGTTTTTTGCCCTGCTTACCACGAGAGATGGCTCAAGATTGAGGCAGATCGGTTAGCTTCGGGAACACATTATCGAAACATGCATGTGGGTATTGGCAAGAAGCCTACCGATGAACAGAAAACTTCTGCTTCTCTTCTCCTAGCTGACCCGGATTTTGATCCGAAAAGCAAGGTAAGACGGGGGATCTCATGGTTTGGAGATTTTCTTGTCCAAGTGCTCATTCATGAATCCACACATGCGGAGGCGTTCACAGGTGTTGGAAATGCACTCG TTGATGTCATTTGCCGGCCTCCTGCaggggaagagaagaagggcaACATGCGTACCACCAGCTTGGCCTGTCTACGAGCGGTTGTCAGAGGAGATGACAACGTCATGGGTGAAGGACATCAGGGCCATAAAGACGCAG